GAAGGACTCAGAGCTATTTGTTGTCATCATGCCCCATCTTCTACCATTATCTTTGTGCATTGTCCATTTGTCAAGATCAAACCTCATTAACCATGCATAGGCTTCCATACTAATCTCTTTAATCTCctgcatttttttcaaaaaagatttctCCTGATGATGTGTTGCAATTGCCCACAGAAAATTGTTTAGAGTAGAATTTTTAAATTGCCTTTGAAAATTAGCCTTGAGATGCCTTAAACAATATTGATGGTAAGCAAATGGCTTAAACAATATTGATGGTAAGCAAATGGGGTCTGCCAATTAGGTGAGCTACATAGAGTTGACAGTATTCCCTGATGCCTATCCGATAATAATGTTATGCCTCTATGATTCCAGACAACATGCTGATGCAAATGATCCAAAAATAAAGTCCACGTCTCTTTGCTCTCATTCGCAGCTATATCAAAGGCCAAGGAAAAATTGAGTTCTTACCATCCATTCCAACTGCAATCAATATTTTGATGTCTCATTTACCGTACACATGTGTTCCATCAATTAATATCACGGGACAATAGCAAAAAATCCATCAACACATGGCTTGAAAGTCCAAAACACATAGTTGAATATCGGTTCATCAACATCATCATGCCGCTCCAACTTCCATTTCACAATAGTGCCTGGATTGTAGTATTTCAACACGTGCATGTACCTCGGCAACTGATTGAAAGAGCCTTCACAAGTACCATACCTTTTTTCAAAAGCACGCTTGCGTTCGAGATAGGTCTTTCTTCTACTTACCATTTTACCATATACTTTAAGAACAGTTGTTTGACAGTCTTTGATAGGAAACCTGACATgttcaaatcataataattttcaAACACAAATACATATTCCTTTACTGAAGTAAAAAACAACTCAATCATAAAATAATACCTTGACATTTTTTCTATATCGGTTAGGAGAACGGAAGCAATCATCTCGACATTTAAGTTAAAGTGGCCTTCACGACACGAACCCATATTACACGTGTGTTCATCATGGTACGTCCCGATTATCCACATATTAGTCTTTTTGGACTTATATGTAGTGGCCTTAAATTCACACCCTTGATCTACACGCCTATAACAAATTCGCCATGACGTTTTTGTCGACTTATTAACATAGTACTCTCTCGCCCACTTGTAATAATGTGAAATATTAAACACTCTTTGCACCTCCTTTTTTTACTTGAACAACATGCCttattcaatataaaaattattgttcATAAAATTTTGTGGTTGATGCCACGTACCATGTGATGTACATTTATCACCGTTAGTATTTATAAACACATCTGGACCATCTAAAGAGTGGTCAAGAAAAGAAACTTTGCGATGATAAAATTCAGGAATATGCACTGAAAGTGATCTGACTACTAACTATCAATTTTGTGGGGGCAAAGATTCTTCAACATGAGTAGGACTAATGGACATTGGTCTTGCTGAGCGATTGGGATTCATAAATTCATCATCACTCGATGATGCTACAAATTGGAGTTCATCTTCAGATTCATCAGCGTTAGGTAAATAATCACAATCACTCTGTGAGCTTGATCGATAATTTGGTTGATCAACATAGTCGATATTCACAGGAACATTGGGTTGATCTTGCGTAATATTTAccctaaatatgaaaaataaaacatataaatatatatgtttatcACATTAATTAAAACTACTCAAATTAAACTTCAATTGGTGAACGTACCGACAATAGTCAATTGCACCAAAACTAGACGACACATGCACATTAGAGaatgtttcaatatttttcatcGATCCGAACTGTGAAATCTATCCAAAATAATGATCTTGTCCATAACTTGGAGTAATATTCATCTCATTTTGTGGTAAAGACCtacaaacataaataataatcaaacacaaaaaatattttatgaattacgGTGTATGTAATTTTTATATCCTCTCGTATATTGTTTTTTATGTTCTGCAGCACATAAATTTTATCACTTTCTTTTTTATGAATTGCAGTCTCTATTTCAAACTAGTTGCAATTTTTTTGATTGGTATGATCCAGAATTTCCACATCAAGCCAATATTGTGATCTTGAATTTGTTGAAGAAAACCAATAaacaaaaaaagagttgaaaggCAAAATGCTATTGAAGTAAATTTTCAGGATTAGTAAATTTTCAGGATTAGTTTCATATGTAATGTGATGATGTTCATTTACGTTTTGTGTCATTAAATTGAAATTGATGTTTGCGTATGTAATGGTGCATTAGTTTGA
The Capsicum annuum cultivar UCD-10X-F1 chromosome 6, UCD10Xv1.1, whole genome shotgun sequence DNA segment above includes these coding regions:
- the LOC124899600 gene encoding uncharacterized protein LOC124899600, with the translated sequence MGSCREGHFNLNVEMIASVLLTDIEKMSRFPIKDCQTTVLKVYGKMVSRRKTYLERKRAFEKRYGTCEGSFNQLPRYMHVLKYYNPGTIVKWKLERHDDVDEPIFNYVFWTFKPCVDGFFAIVP